A genomic segment from Deinococcus humi encodes:
- the nusA gene encoding transcription termination factor NusA — translation MTQPEFNFADALREVAQARNINELALIQAFEESLAQAYTRNVEPDKRIEVHLDPVSGELEVLVVREVVEVIEDEHLQISLADALELDPGVELGMEMEFPVDREKFSRIALQAAKQTLTQKMRETERNVVFNEYKDREGQVLTAQVVRSDNKGNWFVELGAGEAILPPREQIPGEKLTPGNRVKIYLKEVRKTPKGPTILASRADERLLDYLLRQEIPEVANGIVEIKAISREAGQRSKVAVFSHNSNVDPIGACIGHRGNRIQAVTGELGRERVDVILWDANLRDFIRNALSPAKVGLIEVLPDRQEATVTVTPDQLSLAIGKGGQNVRLAAKLTGFKIDLRETAAISDLDAAMQQALQDEQEGREADVAQSAFDALFKDSKSVATASPEDVGEQ, via the coding sequence ATGACCCAACCCGAATTTAATTTCGCCGACGCACTGCGCGAAGTCGCGCAGGCCCGCAACATCAACGAACTGGCCCTGATCCAGGCTTTTGAGGAGTCGCTGGCCCAGGCCTACACCCGCAACGTGGAACCCGACAAGCGCATCGAGGTCCACCTTGACCCCGTCAGCGGCGAACTGGAAGTGCTGGTGGTGCGTGAGGTCGTGGAAGTAATCGAGGACGAGCACCTCCAGATCTCGCTGGCCGACGCGCTGGAGCTGGATCCTGGCGTGGAACTGGGAATGGAGATGGAGTTCCCGGTGGACCGCGAGAAGTTCTCCCGGATTGCCTTGCAGGCAGCCAAGCAGACGCTGACCCAGAAGATGCGCGAGACCGAGCGCAACGTGGTCTTCAACGAGTACAAGGACCGCGAGGGCCAGGTGCTGACCGCCCAGGTGGTCCGCAGCGACAACAAGGGCAACTGGTTCGTGGAACTGGGCGCCGGCGAGGCCATCCTGCCCCCCCGCGAGCAGATTCCCGGTGAGAAGCTGACTCCCGGCAACCGCGTCAAGATTTACCTGAAAGAAGTACGCAAGACCCCCAAGGGGCCGACGATCCTGGCGAGCCGGGCCGACGAACGGCTGCTGGACTACCTGCTGCGCCAGGAAATTCCCGAAGTCGCCAACGGCATCGTGGAGATCAAGGCGATCTCGCGTGAGGCCGGGCAGCGCTCCAAGGTGGCGGTGTTTTCCCACAACTCCAACGTGGACCCCATCGGCGCGTGCATCGGCCACCGGGGCAACCGCATTCAGGCCGTGACCGGCGAACTGGGCCGCGAGCGCGTGGACGTGATCCTGTGGGACGCCAACCTGCGCGATTTCATCCGCAACGCGCTGTCTCCGGCCAAGGTAGGCCTGATTGAGGTGCTGCCGGACCGTCAGGAAGCCACCGTCACCGTCACCCCCGATCAACTGTCCCTCGCCATCGGCAAGGGCGGGCAGAATGTGCGGCTGGCGGCCAAGCTGACCGGCTTCAAAATCGACCTGCGCGAAACGGCGGCCATCAGCGATCTGGACGCCGCCATGCAGCAAGCCCTTCAGGACGAGCAGGAGGGCCGCGAGGCCGACGTGGCACAGTCCGCCTTCGACGCACTGTTCAAGGACAGCAAGTCGGTGGCGACGGCCAGCCCGGAAGACGTCGGGGAGCAGTAA
- a CDS encoding MaoC family dehydratase has translation MNEDLNRPQGRYFEELTPGTVIRHRVTRTLTEADNVLFTTLTMNPQPLHLDHEYAAQTEFGQPLVNSLLTLSLLVGLSVHELTLGTLVANLGMTDVVFPRPVFHGDTIRAESEVLEARDSKSRPNQGLVTVQHRAINQRGEIVAQCKRTMLMQKRSAVGEG, from the coding sequence ATGAATGAAGACCTGAACCGCCCGCAGGGCCGCTATTTCGAGGAATTGACCCCTGGAACGGTGATCCGGCACCGCGTCACCCGCACGCTGACCGAGGCCGACAACGTGCTGTTCACCACCCTGACCATGAACCCGCAACCGCTGCACCTGGACCATGAGTACGCCGCGCAGACCGAGTTCGGGCAGCCGCTGGTCAACAGTCTGCTGACCCTCAGCCTGCTGGTGGGCCTGAGCGTCCACGAGCTGACGTTGGGAACGCTGGTGGCCAATCTGGGCATGACCGATGTCGTTTTCCCCCGTCCGGTCTTCCACGGTGACACTATTCGCGCCGAATCCGAGGTGCTGGAAGCCCGTGACAGCAAATCCCGCCCGAACCAGGGCTTGGTGACCGTGCAGCACCGTGCAATCAACCAGCGGGGCGAGATCGTGGCCCAGTGCAAGCGCACCATGCTGATGCAGAAGCGGTCTGCGGTGGGTGAAGGCTAA
- a CDS encoding HpcH/HpaI aldolase/citrate lyase family protein yields MSAPALRPRSMLFAPGNRADLIAKLPRRSPDAVVIDLEDAIPGDAGAKAAARPTARDAARELIAAAPHLAVFLRINAPHSPYFADDLTVLTPELAGVVVPKLEAAADVRLVVDALSSHGLNLPILAGLETGAGVWNALDILKEEAVTMAYFGAEDYTTDLGGRRTPGNLEVLYARSRVALAARLAGVAALDIVVTALNDEPAFRADAEQGRALGYAGKLCIHPAQVTLAHDVFGATPAEAARARALLEAARTAAERGHGAFSFEGQMVDEPMLSAARAVLAQLPEADHE; encoded by the coding sequence ATGTCTGCACCTGCCCTGCGTCCCCGTTCCATGCTATTCGCCCCTGGCAACCGTGCCGATTTGATCGCCAAGCTGCCGCGTCGTTCACCGGATGCCGTGGTCATCGATCTGGAAGACGCCATTCCGGGCGACGCCGGGGCCAAGGCCGCTGCCCGCCCCACGGCCCGCGACGCTGCCCGCGAGCTGATCGCCGCTGCGCCACATCTGGCCGTATTCCTGCGCATCAATGCCCCGCACTCGCCGTATTTTGCCGATGATCTGACCGTGCTGACCCCCGAACTGGCAGGCGTGGTGGTGCCCAAACTGGAAGCTGCGGCAGACGTCCGGCTGGTGGTGGACGCGCTGAGCTCGCATGGGTTGAATCTCCCCATTCTGGCTGGGCTGGAAACCGGGGCAGGCGTCTGGAACGCGCTGGACATCCTCAAGGAAGAGGCCGTGACAATGGCCTACTTCGGCGCGGAGGACTACACGACGGATCTGGGCGGACGCCGTACACCTGGAAATCTGGAAGTCCTGTACGCCCGCTCACGGGTGGCGCTGGCGGCGCGGCTGGCAGGGGTTGCGGCGCTGGACATCGTGGTGACGGCCCTGAACGACGAGCCTGCCTTCCGTGCGGATGCCGAACAGGGACGCGCGCTGGGGTACGCGGGTAAACTGTGCATTCACCCCGCGCAGGTAACGCTGGCGCACGATGTCTTCGGGGCCACCCCCGCCGAGGCTGCCCGCGCCCGCGCCCTGCTGGAGGCCGCGCGGACCGCTGCCGAACGGGGCCACGGGGCCTTCAGTTTCGAGGGCCAGATGGTGGACGAACCCATGTTGAGCGCCGCCCGCGCTGTGCTGGCCCAGCTCCCGGAGGCTGACCATGAATGA
- the rimP gene encoding ribosome maturation factor RimP produces MNNNATDNSDGQTAHKSSKQADGQAARLQAIAQAGVEPLGFEVLEVQLQNAGGETIVLVRIDRLDEQPVTMADLTGASRAAEAEFDRVDPIAGEYRLEFESPGAKRPLLRARHFERMVGLKTRVRGEGQAFTAPIKTVNGEDVTFDVNGEDVTLRAGTFTANLAEFPDRHR; encoded by the coding sequence ATGAATAACAACGCAACCGACAACTCAGACGGCCAGACGGCCCACAAATCGAGCAAGCAGGCAGATGGGCAGGCGGCCCGCCTTCAGGCCATCGCGCAGGCCGGGGTTGAGCCGCTGGGCTTCGAGGTGCTGGAAGTCCAGCTCCAGAATGCAGGCGGAGAAACCATCGTGCTGGTGCGAATTGATCGCCTGGACGAGCAGCCAGTGACGATGGCGGACCTGACGGGCGCGAGCCGCGCCGCCGAAGCGGAGTTTGACCGGGTGGACCCGATTGCGGGCGAGTACCGCCTGGAATTCGAGTCGCCGGGGGCCAAACGTCCGCTGCTGCGCGCCCGGCACTTCGAGCGCATGGTGGGCCTCAAGACCCGCGTGCGTGGTGAGGGGCAGGCATTCACCGCCCCGATCAAGACCGTGAACGGCGAGGACGTGACCTTCGACGTGAACGGCGAAGACGTGACGCTGCGCGCCGGAACCTTCACAGCCAATCTGGCCGAGTTCCCGGACCGGCACCGATGA
- a CDS encoding DUF402 domain-containing protein, which yields MLADAHPVKVERHDTAHHCHHTNTGQRAVKTYQETDAGLYVARDFVGHPRIRHWQAHLLPALNLVVCHYAFHGHREHDFYIDVAQISREGAVWTVRDLYLDIVLHDGLGAEIADTDELLAAWEAGFLTSEDLQLAIEVAHHTMSGLARARYSLNHWLSEQALPLEWQSDAQMEMDDSARMSVA from the coding sequence ATGCTTGCTGACGCGCATCCTGTGAAGGTGGAACGGCACGACACGGCACACCACTGTCATCACACCAATACCGGGCAGCGTGCGGTGAAAACGTACCAAGAGACAGATGCGGGCCTGTATGTGGCCCGCGATTTCGTTGGCCACCCACGCATTCGCCACTGGCAGGCGCATCTGCTGCCCGCCCTGAATCTGGTGGTCTGTCACTACGCCTTCCACGGCCACCGCGAACATGACTTCTACATTGACGTGGCCCAGATCAGCCGGGAGGGCGCAGTCTGGACGGTTCGTGACCTGTACCTGGACATCGTGCTGCACGACGGGCTGGGCGCGGAAATTGCCGATACCGACGAACTGCTGGCGGCCTGGGAGGCGGGTTTCCTGACCTCGGAGGACCTTCAACTGGCCATCGAGGTGGCCCACCACACCATGTCAGGGCTGGCGCGCGCCCGCTACTCCCTCAACCACTGGCTGAGCGAGCAGGCATTGCCGCTGGAATGGCAGAGCGATGCTCAGATGGAGATGGACGACTCTGCCCGCATGAGCGTGGCCTAG
- a CDS encoding U32 family peptidase, giving the protein MLRPRIKPEVMSPVGGFPQLKAAVEAGADAVFFGVNPVRGAGRADGAGFHARAKVGFDMEALPEIMRGLHARGVQGFVTFNVLVFDRELRDAERQLMALAEAGVDALIVQDHGVARLAHQICPDLPIHGSTQMSITSAEGAEHARRFGASRVVLGRELSLRDIERIAAQTDIELETFVHGALCVSYSGQCFSSEAWGGRSANRGQCAQACRLPYDLLVDGEYRDLGDARYLLSPGDLYALHQVPELVRIGVNCLKIEGRYKDAEFVALTTAAYRQAVDEAWAGQPLSITPQQEQDLEQVYSRGLAPHFMAGTNHQTVVRGRAPRHRGVRVGTVRGVTERGVLAELSEPLKPGDGLVFDPANWRAPEGREEGGFLYGLWHNGQQVGDVRAGGVYELRFGRGAVDGSRVRVGDPVWRTHDPGLNARVKPLIEASDPVYTRPVSARFVGHVGQPPQLTLTDEAGRSFTARLPEPLSPARNRALDEANLREQLGKLGGTGYHLSDLKVDLRGEGFLPVSALNGLRREGVDGLTALRAQTPSRRIERVLDVVAADSPTVQGEPRLHVLVRTPEQLDAALAEAPDSITLDYLELYGLKPSVERVKATGIDVRVASPRILKPTEQNLQKFLLSLEAGILVRSGGLLEGLQNAGQTELTGDFSLNAANVLTARALLNLGLDRLTPTHDLNAQQITELAGLVGPERLEVIAYGHLPVFHTEHCVFCRFLSDGTDYTNCGHPCESHRVALRDERGRTHPVMADVGCRNTVFEGRPQIAAPHLKDWLAAGLRNLRLEFVHESPETVREVIRAHRAFLNAAIGTPELEVILSGLSDGGTTEGSLFVPHDFGMLDALPVV; this is encoded by the coding sequence ATGCTGCGCCCCCGTATCAAGCCCGAAGTGATGAGTCCAGTGGGAGGCTTTCCCCAGCTGAAAGCGGCGGTGGAGGCCGGAGCCGACGCGGTCTTCTTCGGCGTCAATCCGGTCAGGGGAGCCGGACGGGCGGACGGCGCGGGCTTTCACGCACGGGCCAAGGTAGGCTTCGACATGGAAGCGCTGCCGGAGATTATGCGCGGCCTGCACGCGCGCGGGGTGCAGGGCTTCGTGACTTTTAACGTGCTGGTCTTTGACCGTGAACTGCGCGACGCCGAGCGCCAGTTGATGGCCCTGGCCGAGGCCGGGGTGGACGCCCTGATCGTGCAGGATCATGGGGTGGCCCGCCTCGCCCATCAGATCTGCCCGGACCTGCCCATCCACGGCAGCACGCAGATGAGCATTACCAGTGCCGAGGGCGCCGAACATGCCCGACGCTTCGGGGCCAGCCGCGTGGTGCTGGGCCGCGAGCTGAGCCTGCGCGACATCGAGCGCATTGCCGCGCAGACCGACATAGAGCTGGAAACTTTCGTCCACGGGGCGCTGTGCGTCAGCTACTCCGGGCAGTGTTTCTCCTCTGAGGCCTGGGGGGGCCGTAGCGCCAACCGGGGGCAGTGTGCCCAGGCGTGCCGTCTGCCCTATGACCTGCTGGTAGACGGTGAATACCGTGACCTGGGCGACGCCCGTTACCTGCTGTCGCCGGGTGACCTCTACGCGCTGCATCAGGTGCCGGAACTGGTGCGGATCGGCGTGAATTGCCTGAAGATCGAGGGCCGCTACAAGGACGCCGAATTCGTGGCCCTGACCACCGCCGCCTACCGTCAGGCCGTGGATGAGGCGTGGGCGGGGCAGCCCCTGAGCATCACGCCGCAGCAGGAGCAGGATCTGGAGCAGGTCTACTCGCGCGGACTGGCCCCCCATTTTATGGCCGGAACCAACCACCAGACCGTGGTGCGCGGGCGGGCGCCCAGACACCGGGGCGTACGCGTCGGCACCGTGCGCGGCGTCACTGAACGCGGCGTGCTGGCCGAGCTTTCGGAGCCGCTCAAGCCCGGCGACGGCCTGGTTTTCGATCCCGCCAACTGGCGTGCCCCCGAGGGCCGCGAGGAAGGTGGGTTCCTGTACGGCCTGTGGCACAACGGCCAGCAGGTGGGCGACGTCCGGGCCGGAGGCGTCTACGAACTGCGCTTTGGGCGCGGCGCGGTGGACGGGTCCCGTGTGCGCGTGGGTGATCCGGTATGGCGCACGCACGATCCGGGCCTCAACGCCCGCGTCAAACCACTGATTGAGGCCAGCGATCCGGTCTACACCCGGCCAGTCAGCGCCCGGTTCGTGGGCCACGTCGGGCAGCCCCCCCAGTTGACCCTGACCGACGAGGCGGGCCGCAGCTTCACCGCCCGCCTGCCCGAACCGCTGTCGCCCGCCCGCAACCGCGCGCTGGACGAGGCAAATCTGCGCGAGCAACTGGGCAAGCTGGGCGGCACCGGCTATCACCTCTCAGACCTGAAGGTGGATTTGCGTGGCGAGGGCTTCCTGCCAGTCAGCGCCCTGAACGGCCTGCGGCGGGAGGGGGTCGACGGACTGACGGCGCTCCGGGCGCAGACTCCATCACGGCGAATCGAGCGTGTGCTGGATGTCGTTGCTGCGGACTCTCCCACTGTACAGGGTGAACCGCGCCTTCACGTTCTGGTGCGAACCCCCGAACAGCTCGACGCTGCCCTGGCCGAAGCGCCGGATTCCATCACCCTCGATTATCTGGAGCTGTACGGCCTAAAACCCAGCGTGGAGCGCGTGAAGGCGACTGGAATTGACGTGAGGGTGGCGAGTCCGCGCATCCTCAAGCCCACCGAGCAGAACTTGCAGAAATTCCTGCTGTCGCTGGAAGCAGGGATTCTGGTCCGGAGCGGTGGCCTGCTGGAGGGCTTGCAGAACGCAGGTCAAACTGAGCTGACCGGGGACTTCTCCCTGAATGCTGCCAATGTGCTGACGGCCCGCGCCCTGCTGAACCTGGGCCTGGACCGCCTGACCCCCACGCACGACCTGAACGCGCAGCAGATCACCGAACTGGCCGGCCTGGTGGGGCCGGAGCGGCTAGAGGTCATCGCCTACGGTCACCTGCCGGTCTTCCACACTGAGCACTGCGTGTTCTGCCGTTTCCTGAGCGACGGCACGGACTACACCAACTGCGGTCACCCCTGCGAGTCCCACCGTGTGGCCCTGCGTGACGAGCGTGGGCGCACCCACCCGGTGATGGCGGATGTGGGCTGTCGCAACACCGTGTTTGAGGGCCGCCCGCAAATTGCCGCGCCTCACCTGAAGGACTGGCTGGCAGCGGGCCTGCGGAATCTGCGCCTGGAATTCGTCCACGAATCCCCTGAGACGGTGCGCGAGGTGATCCGCGCCCACCGCGCCTTCCTGAACGCCGCGATCGGTACCCCCGAACTGGAAGTCATTCTCTCCGGCCTCAGTGACGGCGGCACCACCGAGGGCAGCCTGTTCGTACCGCACGACTTCGGGATGCTGGACGCGCTGCCAGTGGTGTAA
- a CDS encoding septum site-determining protein MinC has translation MKLRGTLGGLNLLLEPGDTAESVSRGLVMPNLSGSSVTIEINGDADPGALERVLELIREAGGLPGRLRAPRVTVASPAQTAAPEAHPIDSARTVIVPHTIRAGSRNEYRGSVIVLGDVNPSAEVIAGGDVIVIGALRGLAHAGQGGYSDAIVWARPIASTQIRIGDAVARAPEGSSLSNMRVRDGQPVAELARLQDGVIVIDAQK, from the coding sequence ATGAAGTTACGCGGCACGTTGGGCGGTCTGAATCTGCTCCTGGAACCGGGCGACACTGCCGAGAGCGTCTCGCGCGGACTGGTGATGCCCAACCTTTCGGGCAGCAGCGTAACCATCGAGATCAACGGTGACGCCGATCCGGGCGCACTGGAACGGGTTCTGGAACTGATTCGCGAGGCCGGGGGGCTGCCGGGCCGCCTGCGGGCGCCGCGTGTCACGGTGGCCTCGCCTGCCCAGACCGCCGCGCCCGAAGCCCACCCCATCGACAGCGCCCGCACCGTGATCGTGCCGCACACCATCCGGGCGGGATCGCGCAACGAGTACCGGGGCAGCGTGATCGTGCTGGGCGACGTGAATCCCAGCGCCGAGGTCATCGCAGGCGGCGACGTGATCGTGATTGGCGCGCTGCGCGGCCTGGCACACGCTGGGCAGGGCGGCTACAGCGACGCCATCGTGTGGGCCAGACCCATCGCCAGCACCCAGATCCGCATCGGCGACGCCGTGGCCCGCGCCCCCGAGGGCAGCAGCCTGAGCAACATGCGCGTGCGCGACGGCCAGCCAGTGGCCGAACTGGCACGGTTGCAGGACGGGGTCATCGTGATTGACGCCCAGAAGTAG
- a CDS encoding TetR/AcrR family transcriptional regulator, producing the protein MTTHSSRPMRARSLTEKRQRRADILRAAEDLWATTPYADLSMNQVASSAHLAKGTLYLYFDTKEELFLALMEGHLETWIDRAATLLNERRPGTPSQLADVLLEAGQDARSLRRLLVLLGTVLQRRVRPELLQEFRQTINARLDSLLALMPLERRQAQRALTHLYALSVGWEHLAEQPNLWGIGRESTVSVPDGLNTPDLMEHGADEEFKLAVRAVFERLTSLPGPV; encoded by the coding sequence ATGACCACTCATTCATCTCGCCCCATGCGTGCGCGCAGCCTGACGGAAAAGAGGCAGCGGCGGGCTGATATTCTCCGCGCTGCCGAAGACCTGTGGGCCACCACTCCCTACGCGGACCTCAGCATGAACCAGGTGGCCAGTTCGGCACACCTGGCGAAAGGTACGCTCTACCTATACTTTGACACCAAAGAAGAACTGTTCCTGGCGCTGATGGAAGGACATCTGGAAACCTGGATTGACCGGGCGGCCACGCTGCTCAACGAGCGCCGCCCCGGCACGCCATCCCAGCTGGCCGACGTGCTGCTGGAGGCTGGGCAGGATGCCAGATCGCTGCGCCGATTGCTGGTGTTGCTGGGCACGGTGCTGCAGCGCCGGGTCCGCCCGGAACTGCTCCAGGAATTCCGTCAGACCATCAACGCCCGTCTGGACAGCCTGCTCGCGCTGATGCCTCTGGAACGGCGGCAGGCGCAGCGTGCCCTGACCCACCTGTACGCGCTGTCCGTTGGCTGGGAGCATCTGGCAGAGCAGCCGAACCTCTGGGGAATCGGGCGCGAGAGCACCGTGTCTGTCCCAGACGGCCTGAACACGCCAGATCTCATGGAGCATGGCGCTGATGAAGAATTCAAGCTGGCTGTGAGAGCGGTGTTCGAGCGTCTGACCTCCCTGCCCGGCCCAGTCTGA
- a CDS encoding YlxR family protein, with product MTAAPLTPSRHVPERTCVACRRKRPQQELLRVTREAGRWSVRAGNRVGRGAYVCADTPECWQEKRLRRAFRAQAAEIAEQLQTHHKDPNQNHSAPGARVSPEVSHV from the coding sequence TTGACCGCTGCCCCGCTCACCCCCAGCCGGCATGTGCCAGAGCGCACCTGCGTGGCCTGCCGCCGCAAACGCCCCCAGCAGGAATTGCTGCGGGTGACGCGGGAGGCCGGCAGATGGAGCGTGCGGGCTGGCAACCGAGTCGGACGGGGGGCGTATGTCTGCGCCGATACCCCTGAATGCTGGCAGGAAAAGCGGCTGCGGCGGGCCTTTCGTGCACAGGCTGCCGAGATCGCGGAGCAACTTCAGACCCATCACAAAGACCCAAATCAGAACCATTCCGCGCCTGGGGCGCGGGTCTCACCGGAGGTGAGTCATGTCTAA
- a CDS encoding ABC transporter ATP-binding protein translates to MSAPTTAETQVAALELRDLHKSFAGRAAVAGLNLRVRPGEMYALLGPNGAGKTTSIRMIAGLTRPDGGEALIYGHSVQHNAQAAKQALAYLPDDPLLYGKLSAPEYLEFVAGLWGMDAAQAAPEAERLLKWLNLWDHRSERVEGFSRGMKQKLALAGALIHRPRLMLLDEPLTGLDAAASRQVKDALRQYVDDGGAVVLTTHILEVAERMAERIGIIAAGKLIAEGTPEELLERTGTGTLEDAFLSLTGLDAPQTEVVAGL, encoded by the coding sequence ATGTCCGCGCCCACCACCGCCGAAACCCAGGTCGCCGCTTTGGAACTGCGTGACCTGCACAAATCGTTCGCGGGCCGGGCAGCCGTTGCCGGCCTGAACCTGCGGGTGCGGCCCGGCGAGATGTACGCGCTGCTGGGGCCGAACGGGGCGGGGAAGACCACCAGCATCCGCATGATCGCGGGCCTGACCCGCCCCGACGGCGGCGAGGCGCTGATCTACGGCCACAGCGTTCAGCACAACGCCCAGGCCGCGAAGCAGGCGCTGGCCTATCTGCCCGACGATCCGCTGCTGTACGGCAAACTGAGTGCACCCGAATACCTGGAATTCGTGGCGGGACTGTGGGGCATGGACGCTGCACAGGCCGCGCCCGAGGCCGAACGCCTGCTGAAATGGCTGAACCTGTGGGACCACCGCAGCGAGCGTGTGGAGGGTTTCTCACGCGGCATGAAGCAGAAGCTGGCGCTGGCCGGTGCGTTGATCCACCGCCCCCGCCTGATGCTGCTGGACGAGCCGCTGACCGGACTGGACGCCGCGGCCTCGCGCCAGGTCAAGGACGCACTGCGCCAGTACGTGGATGACGGCGGCGCGGTGGTTCTGACCACCCACATTCTGGAAGTGGCCGAGCGCATGGCTGAACGCATCGGCATCATCGCGGCCGGGAAGCTGATCGCCGAGGGCACGCCAGAGGAACTGCTGGAACGCACCGGCACCGGGACGCTGGAAGACGCCTTTCTGTCGCTGACCGGGCTGGACGCGCCGCAGACTGAGGTGGTGGCGGGCCTGTGA
- the infB gene encoding translation initiation factor IF-2, protein MSKVRIYTLAKELNLENAKMLEILDGLGVSYKSVSSTIEEDTVELIKQIVAEESTGAGEAQAAAPAEAQDAPKQEPAAQATQTQPTAAAQSAAPASSSATATQTRDDVVTEAPKTDIPHRAPVVTIMGHVDHGKTSLLDYIRKTRVAAKEAGGITQHVGAFEAQTSKGKIVFIDTPGHEAFTTIRARGANVADIAIIVIAADDSLMPQTREAIAHAQAAKVPMIIAINKMDLPQANPEKVKTDLTQLNLVPEEYGGDLIVVPVSARTGEGVEDLLEYISLNAELEDLRADPKGTFAGVVIEGKVDKQAGVLATVMVQEGTLHVGDFLVVGESYGKIKAMTDSAGGRIKEAGPSTPVQILGFSEVPTSGEKVSSAKNEHAARDLIAARASSRRDTENAQVQRKLTLEEMMGPLSTVRTVNLILRADTQGSVEAIQGILARKESEDLKINVMLSGIGAPTEGDVLLAGTAEATILCFSVTAPGSVTKIAENKGVDIKSFRIIYELIDEVDRLIKGNVEPVFEEKYLGRAEVRMVIKHPRFGNIAGSYVTDGSLKRNARAKVTRGKETVYEGTLVGLKRLKDDVREVQTGYECGINLDWDGAEVGDIIEASEMVEVEQA, encoded by the coding sequence ATGTCTAAAGTTCGAATCTACACGCTGGCCAAAGAGCTGAATCTCGAAAATGCCAAGATGCTGGAAATCCTCGATGGGCTGGGCGTCTCTTACAAGAGCGTCAGCAGCACGATCGAGGAAGACACGGTTGAGTTGATCAAGCAGATCGTGGCCGAGGAAAGCACGGGTGCCGGGGAGGCCCAGGCTGCCGCGCCCGCCGAGGCTCAGGACGCGCCGAAACAGGAACCCGCGGCTCAGGCAACCCAGACCCAGCCCACGGCTGCCGCGCAATCCGCTGCGCCGGCCTCAAGCTCGGCGACTGCCACCCAGACCCGCGACGACGTTGTGACCGAAGCTCCCAAGACGGACATTCCGCACCGCGCGCCCGTCGTGACCATCATGGGTCACGTCGATCACGGCAAGACCTCGCTGCTGGACTACATCCGCAAGACGCGGGTGGCGGCCAAGGAAGCCGGGGGCATCACGCAGCACGTTGGCGCCTTTGAGGCGCAGACCTCCAAGGGCAAGATCGTGTTTATCGACACGCCCGGCCACGAGGCATTTACCACCATCCGGGCGCGCGGGGCCAACGTCGCCGACATCGCCATCATCGTGATCGCCGCCGACGACAGCCTGATGCCGCAGACCCGCGAGGCCATCGCACACGCGCAGGCCGCCAAGGTCCCGATGATCATCGCGATCAACAAGATGGACCTCCCGCAGGCCAACCCCGAGAAGGTCAAGACCGATCTCACGCAGCTCAACCTCGTGCCCGAAGAGTACGGCGGCGACCTGATCGTGGTGCCGGTCAGCGCCAGGACCGGTGAGGGCGTGGAAGACCTGCTGGAATACATCAGCCTGAATGCCGAGCTCGAGGACCTGCGCGCCGATCCCAAGGGAACGTTTGCGGGCGTGGTCATCGAGGGTAAGGTGGACAAGCAGGCTGGGGTTCTGGCCACCGTGATGGTTCAGGAAGGCACGCTGCACGTGGGCGATTTCCTGGTGGTGGGCGAGAGCTACGGCAAGATCAAGGCCATGACCGACAGCGCAGGCGGGCGCATCAAGGAGGCCGGCCCCAGCACCCCGGTACAGATCCTGGGCTTCAGCGAAGTGCCCACCAGCGGCGAGAAGGTCAGCAGCGCCAAGAACGAACACGCCGCGCGTGACCTGATTGCCGCCCGTGCCAGCAGCCGCCGCGACACTGAGAACGCCCAGGTCCAGCGCAAGTTGACCCTGGAGGAGATGATGGGGCCGCTGAGTACCGTGCGCACTGTCAACCTGATCCTGCGCGCCGACACCCAGGGCAGCGTGGAGGCCATTCAGGGCATCCTGGCGCGCAAGGAGTCCGAGGACCTCAAGATCAACGTGATGCTCTCGGGCATCGGCGCCCCCACCGAGGGCGACGTGCTGCTGGCAGGCACCGCCGAGGCCACCATCCTGTGCTTCAGCGTCACGGCCCCCGGCAGTGTGACCAAGATCGCCGAGAACAAAGGTGTAGACATCAAGTCCTTCCGCATCATCTACGAATTGATCGACGAGGTGGACCGTCTGATCAAGGGCAACGTGGAACCGGTGTTCGAGGAAAAGTACCTGGGTCGCGCCGAGGTCCGCATGGTGATCAAGCACCCGCGCTTCGGCAATATCGCCGGCTCGTACGTCACCGACGGCAGCCTGAAGCGCAATGCGAGGGCCAAGGTTACGCGCGGCAAGGAAACTGTCTACGAGGGCACGCTGGTGGGCCTCAAGCGCCTCAAGGACGATGTGCGTGAGGTCCAGACCGGTTACGAGTGCGGGATCAACCTGGACTGGGACGGCGCGGAGGTCGGCGACATCATCGAGGCCAGCGAGATGGTGGAAGTCGAACAGGCGTAA